A window from Glandiceps talaboti chromosome 15, keGlaTala1.1, whole genome shotgun sequence encodes these proteins:
- the LOC144446474 gene encoding failed axon connections homolog, with protein sequence MSSEGTSSTKDTVILHQTGRAKHSPGLSPFAIKVETYLRMANIPYKSVHGKKKSPKGKVPWIEYNGETVSDSSFIIEFLNKKLDVDLQKELSNEQKAVGQAFQRLVEENLYWSLLYARMVDKEFSSTMRENMPRGFMMDISLWRGKGQVQKALHNQGLGRHSRAEIYQIAEHDIQALSNYLGENQFYFGDGGSDVDASIFGLLATFAYELPGSPQEKLLKGDCKNLYDYCERMKEKYWPDWDKCIMGDTPITSFPAVPDSDPTVLKVETSKESKKKDKGKVTENNQETPPAAEGDAATNGVANGTDEAATAEESTEQPTDKKADEKVEDGAQNGKQDENVAEATDKTKTDEAKKEEKAAEPPKEDAKAEEPPKVENEAEKAEAKEDKKESEDAKKDSQDVKDAENGDAKENGKVEDSQQDESKKVNGDEEK encoded by the exons ATGTCTTCTGAAGG AACTAGTTCCACGAAGGATACAGTGATCCTACACCAAACTGGCAGGGCCAAACATTCACCTGGCTTATCGCCGTTTGCCATTAAAGTAGAGACATATTTGCGAATGGCAAATATACCTTACAAG AGTGTCCATGGCAAGAAAAAATCTCCAAAGGGAAAAGTGCCCTGGATCGAGTATAATGGCGAGACGGTTTCAGACTCCTCGTTTATTATTGAGTTTCTCAACAAGAAACTTGATGTTGACCTACAAAAGGAGCTATCAAATGAACAAAAGGCGGTCGGTCAAGCTTTCCAGCGACTGGTGGAAGAAAATCTATACTG GTCGTTACTTTACGCTCGTATGGTAGATAAAGAATTTTCCTCAACAATGCGTGAAAACATGCCACGTGGATTTATGATGGACATATCCTTGTGGAGAGGTAAAGGTCAAGTCCAGAAAGCTCTACATAATCAGGGATTAGGAAGACACTCGAGGGCAGAAATATACCAGATTGCTGAGCATGACATACAAGCATTGTCTAACTACTTAG GAGAAAATCAGTTCTATTTTGGTGATGGTGGCTCGGACGTAGATGCCAGTATCTTTGGTCTGCTAGCAACATTTGCATACGAATTACCAGGTTCACCCCAAGAAAAACTTCTTAAAG GTGATTGTAAGAACCTGTATGACTATTGTGAACGAATGAAGGAAAAATATTGGCCTGACTGGGAtaaatgcatcatgggagacaCACCCATAACTAGTTTTCCAGCAGTTCCCGACTCTGATCCCACTGTCTTGAAAGTAGAGACATCAAAGGAATCAAAGAAAAAAGACAAAGGAAAAGTAACCGAGAACAACCAGGAAACGCCACCAGCGGCGGAGGGAGATGCAGCGACAAATGGAGTTGCGAATGGAACAGATGAAGCCGCGACGGCAGAAGAATCAACCGAGCAACCTACAGACAAGAAGGCAGATGAGAAGGTTGAAGATGGAGCACAAAATGGCAAACAAGACGAGAATGTCGCGGAAGCAACggataaaacaaaaacagatgaagcgaagaaagaagaaaaagcAGCAGAACCCCCAAAAGAAGATGCAAAGGCGGAGGAACCACCTAAGGTCGAAAACGAGGCTGAGAAAGCAGAAGCAAAAGAAGACAAGAAAGAAAGTGAAGACGCTAAAAAAGACAGCCAAGACGTAAAGGATGCAGAAAACGGCGATGCCAAGGAAAATGGGAAAGTAGAAGACTCTCAGCAAGATGAAAGCAAGAAAGTGAATGGCGACGAGGAAAAATAA